The following proteins are encoded in a genomic region of Salarias fasciatus unplaced genomic scaffold, fSalaFa1.1, whole genome shotgun sequence:
- the LOC115385468 gene encoding ras-related protein ORAB-1 isoform X2, whose amino-acid sequence MNPEYDYLFKLLLIGDSGVGKSCLLLRFADDTYTESYISTIGVDFKIRTIELDGKTIKLQIWDTAGQERFRTITSSYYRGAHGIIVVYDVTDQESFNNVKQWLQEIDRYASENVNKLLVGNKSDLTTKKVVDYTTAKEFADNLGIPFLETSAKSATNVEQAFMTMAAEIKKRMGPGATAGASDKSNVKIQSKPVNTSSGGCC is encoded by the exons ATGAATCCGGAATA TGATTACTTGTTCAAACTGCTACTGATCGGTGACTCAGGTGTGGGGAAGTCGTGCCTCCTCCTGCGGTTTGCG GATGACACCTACACAGAGAGCTACATCAGCACCATCGGAGTGGATTTCAAGATCAGGACCATCGAGCTGGACGGGAAGACCATCAAGCTGCAGATT TGGGACACGGCTGGTCAGGAACGCTTCCGCACCATCACATCCAGCTACTACAGAGGAGCTCATGGTATCATTGTAGTGTACGACGTGACTGATCAG gaGTCCTTCAACAACGTCAAACAGTGGCTTCAGGAAATCGATCGTTACGCCAGTGAGAATGTCAACAAGCTGCTGGTTGGCAACAAGAGTGACCTGACAACAAAGAAGGTGGTGGACTACACAACGGCCAAG GAGTTTGCTGATAATCTTGGGATTCCCTTCTTGGAGACGAGTGCAAAGAGCGCCACCAACGTGGAGCAGGCCTTCATGACCATGGCGGCAGAGATCAAGAAGAGGATGGGCCCTGGGGCCACGGCCGGGGCCTCTGACAAGTCCAATGTCAAGATCCAGAGCAAGCCCGTCAACACCTCgtctggaggctgctgctga
- the LOC115385468 gene encoding ras-related protein ORAB-1 isoform X1: MNPEYDYLFKLLLIGDSGVGKSCLLLRFADDTYTESYISTIGVDFKIRTIELDGKTIKLQIVRSHLTQLFRIPSVALLQPLTFVLCLQWDTAGQERFRTITSSYYRGAHGIIVVYDVTDQESFNNVKQWLQEIDRYASENVNKLLVGNKSDLTTKKVVDYTTAKEFADNLGIPFLETSAKSATNVEQAFMTMAAEIKKRMGPGATAGASDKSNVKIQSKPVNTSSGGCC; the protein is encoded by the exons ATGAATCCGGAATA TGATTACTTGTTCAAACTGCTACTGATCGGTGACTCAGGTGTGGGGAAGTCGTGCCTCCTCCTGCGGTTTGCG GATGACACCTACACAGAGAGCTACATCAGCACCATCGGAGTGGATTTCAAGATCAGGACCATCGAGCTGGACGGGAAGACCATCAAGCTGCAGATTGTAAGGAGCCACCTCACACAGCTGTTTCGAATCCCATCTGTTGCACTTTTacaacctttgacctttgtgcTCTGTCTTCAGTGGGACACGGCTGGTCAGGAACGCTTCCGCACCATCACATCCAGCTACTACAGAGGAGCTCATGGTATCATTGTAGTGTACGACGTGACTGATCAG gaGTCCTTCAACAACGTCAAACAGTGGCTTCAGGAAATCGATCGTTACGCCAGTGAGAATGTCAACAAGCTGCTGGTTGGCAACAAGAGTGACCTGACAACAAAGAAGGTGGTGGACTACACAACGGCCAAG GAGTTTGCTGATAATCTTGGGATTCCCTTCTTGGAGACGAGTGCAAAGAGCGCCACCAACGTGGAGCAGGCCTTCATGACCATGGCGGCAGAGATCAAGAAGAGGATGGGCCCTGGGGCCACGGCCGGGGCCTCTGACAAGTCCAATGTCAAGATCCAGAGCAAGCCCGTCAACACCTCgtctggaggctgctgctga